The following coding sequences are from one Maniola jurtina chromosome 14, ilManJurt1.1, whole genome shotgun sequence window:
- the LOC123872019 gene encoding cathepsin B gives MIAIRATCVVLICTLAISKAESIDPLSQAFIDIINSRQSTWRAGRNFPLYMTLKTIKHMMGTFPDTNLMNMLNIEYDQELINSLPESFDPRDKWPNCPTLNEIRDQGSCGSCWAFGAVEAMTDRYCIFSNGTKHFHFSAEDLLSCCPVCGLGCNGGMPTLAWEYWKHFGLVSGGSYNSSQGCLPYQIEPCEHHVPGNRMPCSGDKGTPKCVRACRKGYPSTYKQDKRYGKHVYSVRNGEEHIKAEIFQNGPVEGAFTVYADLLAYKSGVYKHVTGEELGGHAIKIMGWGVENGNKYWLIANSWNSDWGDNGFFKILRGEDHCGIESSIVAGVPLIV, from the coding sequence ATGATTGCAATTCGTGCTACGTGTGTGGTACTCATTTGTACACTGGCGATTTCAAAAGCCGAATCCATCGATCCGCTCTCCCAGGCCTTCATAGATATTATCAACTCCCGACAATCGACATGGCGTGCTGGCAGAAATTTCCCGTTATACATGACGTTAAAAACCATCAAGCACATGATGGGAACTTTCCCAGATACTAACTTAATGAACATGCTAAATATCGAATATGATCAAGAACTAATAAACAGTTTACCAGAAAGCTTCGATCCTAGAGACAAATGGCCGAATTGCCCCACTTTAAATGAAATCAGAGATCAAGGATCCTGCGGTAGTTGCTGGGCATTCGGAGCGGTGGAAGCGATGACGGACCGATACTGTATCTTCTCAAACGGCACGAAACATTTCCATTTCTCCGCAGAAGATTTACTGAGCTGCTGTCCTGTTTGCGGGCTCGGGTGCAACGGCGGCATGCCTACATTGGCTTGGGAGTATTGGAAACATTTTGGATTAGTATCAGGAGGGAGCTATAATTCTTCTCAGGGCTGTTTACCTTACCAAATAGAACCGTGCGAGCATCACGTCCCTGGGAATAGGATGCCATGCAGCGGTGACAAGGGTACGCCAAAATGCGTAAGAGCGTGCCGCAAGGGTTATCCGTCTACCTACAAACAAGACAAAAGATACGGGAAACACGTGTATTCTGTTAGAAATGGAGAGGAAcatataaaagctgaaattttccaAAATGGTCCGGTTGAAGGTGCATTTACAGTGTACGCAGATTTGCTAGCTTACAAAAGTGGTGTGTACAAGCATGTCACAGGTGAGGAACTGGGTGGCCACGCTATCAAGATTATGGGATGGGGGGTCGAGAATGGAAACAAATATTGGCTTATCGCGAACTCTTGGAACTCAGATTGGGGAGACAATGGCTTCTTTAAAATCCTTCGCGGAGAAGATCATTGCGGAATCGAAAGTTCGATAGTTGCTGGCGTACCGTTAATAGTttaa